The stretch of DNA GTTGAGATCGCGAATGTTTTTCGATGTCAGCTCCGGGCGACTCAATTCCCCTTTGGGATTAGACGTCAAGGCAAACCAGAGAATCAATCCGAGAATGAGAGCGATGACCACATATCGACCAGGAATTGGCAGCATTTGTTCCTCGCTCTATTGTGATTTGATTACGGCTTGCTCGAATCAATCGCACCATCAACAACAAAAAATCCCCTGGCAGAACGAGTCATGATTCAGGGCGAACCATCACCTGTAATTGATCATCGAGATTCTCATCCATTTCCACAGTGATCACATTGGGACAACAACAGACGGGGCAATCCTCGACATATTCCTGAAAGCTTCCCTGTGAAAGGTCAACTGGCACAATAATCTCTTCGCCGCATGAAGGACAGATGTAAGCCGCCTCCAGAAATGTGCTGCGCTGCCGGCGTCGACGTCGCTTAGGTTTTGTCATCCTTCAAATCCTGAATTTAGATTTCATTACAGCAACAGCTCCGGGCCCTGTTCTGTTAGTGCATGTGGCCTCTCAAGGATGATAGCCAGCAGCTTCAAATTCACCGGGAGGCAGTACCTGTATGGAGTCGAAGCTATCGATGATGACTTTTTGCAGCGATCCCTAGTTGCAAAAAAGCGACAAATTCTGACGAATCGTTACATTTGGCAGCGCCTGTCGCTAATTTTCCACGCAAATCAAGAAAAATCCTCACCTCGAACTTGAGAACTCACTGCAACAGTGAAATAGTTCAAAAATGCTCAAGTTCGGCGAAAAACTGCTCCCGTCCTCCTGCTTGTCGTATCTGGCCTTTCGTCTGGCCTGGCGGCAAACGGTCGAGGCACTCATTTATCAGCAGCAACCTCTCGAAGATCGATACCAGACGCTTTCAGGCGAAGATTTCCTGGCGTTCGAGAAAAAGAAACCAACAACTTCAGGATTTCTGTGCGAAGTTCCCTTTCTGTCTGAAGTCGCACCTCAGGTGCAGTTGGATCTGCTTTCCAATTTCTGGTCGCGACACATCAGCCTGGCGAGCTATCGAGCCTCACTTCTGGATGAGGCGATTCTGTATGCTGCCTGTGAATCTGCAGCGAGTCTGCTGGAGCATGATCCTCATGCAGTGCCACTCCATCTGAAGGGTGGGCCACTGGATGTGACTTTTCCCGTGGACGAATCACTCTCAGCCGAGATTCGCAAGCTCTATCTGGATCTGCCCAGCGAAGGCGATTATCTGCTGATCGGGCAATTTCTGGATGTACCACCCGAAGAATGCCGCAAGCTCAAGAAGAAATTTGGCCTGCGATCCATCGAAACCGAGGAGCTCTTTGACATTCTCGGACGCTGGACCATACAGCCAGCTATGAATGACCGTCTGGCTGGACTGCTCTCGCCCCAGGAGATATCCAGACTTCGCAAGATTCTGGACCGTCACATTCGCATCTGAGAAGCATCCATCTTCATAACTTTCGATGTCTAACACAGCGAAAGTCCCGTGTTCATCTCAGCGAGCCAGTGCATAAAGCAGAATTCCGGTCGCGACGGAGACATTCAGCGAACCCACGGCTCCCTGACTGGGGATCGAGCAGACTTCATCACACAGTTCGAGTGTGAGACGCCTCAAGCCACCTTCTTCGTTACCAATCACGATCAACCACGGGCGATCCGCCTTGATTGATGAAAGTGGCTGCTGGGCATGCTCCGATGTCCCTAAGACCCAGACGCCACTTTTCTTGGCAAGTTCGAGAGCACGGGCAAGGTTAGGGGGTTGTGCGAAAGGAATCGATTCCAGTCCACCTGCCGATACATCGTAGGCTGTCCCTGAAAGCGGTGCCGACCGGTCTCTCGTGGCGATGATGCCGCGAACTCCGAAAAATGCAGCAGCACGGAAGACGGCTCCCACATTGTGAGGATCTTGCAGGCAATCCAGTGCCAGCCAGATGCCATGCCGATTACTTTCTATTCCGCCGGATGGATCACTCTTCTGTGCTAATGGGCCCGGTGGAGCAAGTTCAAAGAGTTGCTCCACTGTCAAAGGAGCTCGGTCGCGAACCGTGGCTTCCGAACTGCTTTGCCTTTCGAACTTTCCACCGCGATCTTTTCCGCTCGCGGGTCGTTCAGAACCACTGGAGGGAAGGGCCGTTCGAATGGGAATGCGATGCACTCTCGCCTGTTCGAGTACTTCGCTCCAGGCACTGGAAGGATTGGCTGTGGTGACAATTTCGAGGACATCGTGTGGTCGATATTGCAGGGCAGCGAGGACACTATGAGGATTTCGCAGGGTGACTGTCACAAAAGACTTTCCATGGTAAATAGTGGCATTTCGCCATACTGAATTTGCTATTGAATCTTCGCAGACTGCCGCTGGATTTCGGCCAGTAAGATCCCGGCAGCCACAGCAGCATTCAAAGACGATGTTTTACCCGCCATAGGGATCCGTACCTGAATATCGCAAGCTGATAGCAGAGAAGAAGAAACACCTTTCCCTTCGTTGCCAATAATCAAACACAATGGCGCAGGGATCGCGACATTCCAGAGGGATTGCTCGCTCTTCTCTGTGGCAGCCAGGATTTTCATGCCCCTCGATTTTAGCTGATCGATCGCTCGTTCGAGAGCTGGAACACGATAGATGGGCAGGAAGTTGACGGCACCGGCAGAACTTCTTGCTGCCTGACTGTTCACACCCGACTGACCTTTTTCAGGAAGCACGATCCCACCGGCACCCAAGGCTTCCGCACAGCGAATGATGGCACCCAGATTAAAGCTGTCTTGAATTCCATCCAGGATGACCAGAAGCGCCGGGAGTTGTGCCTGGAGCAGACCATCAAAATCCGCATAAGGAAACTCCGGCATCCGGGCAGCCAGCCCCTGATGATCTTCGGCTCGAATCAAACGAGAAAGCTCATCAGCAGTCGAAGCCACCAGATGGATCCCGGCTGCTTCACAAAGATCTTTGAGCGAAGTCGAATCGGTTTCCAAGGAATCGCCCAGGGGCAAATCGCCCAGGGGATCATGCGGCGAAAATCGATGAGAATCGTAATGCAACTCCAGAGGAATCCAGTATTTGGCGTGAATCGTGGCCGATACGAGGTGGCGTCCCCAGATCCAAGAACGATTATGGTTTCCAAGTAGTTTCGGCACCGAAAATCTCAAATCTCTGTTGGCAGGTTCTGTAGCAAGGTCGTGAAAGAGAGCCTGCTGATTTCAAATGTCGACGGGGTCAATCTGGCATTGCCAGGCATGGAACCATCACTCGACCTCGACTCCAGGCGAAGTCCTGGCTGTCGCCATGTCAAACAGTTGTCGAGATTCTATTGTATGAGGATAAGATCAGGACTTGCCAATTGCGAGCAGTGAGGCGACACTCGTTGAATTCCTTTGCCAACTGGCAAAAGCAGGTCATGACCCTCTCGATGAGTTCAGCATAAGATGCAGGCACCGCTCCGCCGAAAAGTTCGCCGCAAGTGTCCGATCTATGGCCCCGAAGAACGGGATTGTCTGCGACGCGCTGCGCGATTTAATGCGCAGGTGATGGATTTCATTCGGGATCATGTGAAGGCGGGCGTAACCACGCGGCAATTGGATCGCCTGGTGGAAGAGTTCACCCATGATCACGGACATACCTGTGCCACCAAAGGTTACAAAGGCTATCCGGCTTCAATCTGCACGAGCGTAAATGAAGTCGTTTGTCATGGAATCCCGAACGATCGCCCTCTAAAAGAGGGCGATATCGTCAACGTCGACCTGACCAGCATTGTCGACGGCTGGTACGGCGATCAGTCCGAAACCTTTTTAATTGGCGAGGTTTCCGCAGCAGCGCGCGAGTTGGTGCAGGTGACTTTTGACGCCATGTTTGCCGGCATCGACGGGATTGCCCCCTTTGGCAAAGTCGTCGATATCGGCCGCGCCATCGAACGGTTTGTGCGTGATAAACCGTATGAAATCGTGCGCGAATATCAGGGGCATGGGATTGGGCAGGATTTCCACCAGGATCCTGGCATCCCGCATTATGTTC from Planctopirus ephydatiae encodes:
- the map gene encoding type I methionyl aminopeptidase; this translates as MQAPLRRKVRRKCPIYGPEERDCLRRAARFNAQVMDFIRDHVKAGVTTRQLDRLVEEFTHDHGHTCATKGYKGYPASICTSVNEVVCHGIPNDRPLKEGDIVNVDLTSIVDGWYGDQSETFLIGEVSAAARELVQVTFDAMFAGIDGIAPFGKVVDIGRAIERFVRDKPYEIVREYQGHGIGQDFHQDPGIPHYVPRLNPPQDVIEPGMSFTIEPMLNAGTYRTFVDSVDGWTVRTVDLALSAQFEHQILMTENGPEILTLTQRGPQRGHRF
- the rlmB gene encoding 23S rRNA (guanosine(2251)-2'-O)-methyltransferase RlmB; protein product: MHYDSHRFSPHDPLGDLPLGDSLETDSTSLKDLCEAAGIHLVASTADELSRLIRAEDHQGLAARMPEFPYADFDGLLQAQLPALLVILDGIQDSFNLGAIIRCAEALGAGGIVLPEKGQSGVNSQAARSSAGAVNFLPIYRVPALERAIDQLKSRGMKILAATEKSEQSLWNVAIPAPLCLIIGNEGKGVSSSLLSACDIQVRIPMAGKTSSLNAAVAAGILLAEIQRQSAKIQ
- a CDS encoding TrmH family RNA methyltransferase is translated as MTVTLRNPHSVLAALQYRPHDVLEIVTTANPSSAWSEVLEQARVHRIPIRTALPSSGSERPASGKDRGGKFERQSSSEATVRDRAPLTVEQLFELAPPGPLAQKSDPSGGIESNRHGIWLALDCLQDPHNVGAVFRAAAFFGVRGIIATRDRSAPLSGTAYDVSAGGLESIPFAQPPNLARALELAKKSGVWVLGTSEHAQQPLSSIKADRPWLIVIGNEEGGLRRLTLELCDEVCSIPSQGAVGSLNVSVATGILLYALAR
- a CDS encoding CPXCG motif-containing cysteine-rich protein; translation: MTKPKRRRRRQRSTFLEAAYICPSCGEEIIVPVDLSQGSFQEYVEDCPVCCCPNVITVEMDENLDDQLQVMVRPES